The genomic interval GCAGCAGGAAATGATACGTCTCGTCATCGACATCACTCGGGTACCCTTGTCGCACCATCCCCCATTCTGCTCACCACAGACCCTCTCCCCTCAACTTGGAACGCCTTTTACACAGCCTCTAGGCGGGCAGTTGGGCGAGGCGCGCGTGGGGCTGTCGGCGGAACTCGACCGCCTGTGGGAGCAGTTCGGCAGGCCCATCATCATGACCGAGTTCGGCGCGGACACGATGGCGGGGATGCACGGCCAGCCGCCCGTCATGTGGACCGAGGAGTACCAGGCCGACTACATCCGCTTCCACCTGGAGGAGGCCGAGAAGCGCGACTACGTGGCCGGAATGCAGGTCTGGAACTTCGCCGACTTCGCCGCCGTGCAGAGCATCATGCGGGTGGGCGGGCTTAATATGAAGGGCGTGTTCACCCGTCAGCGCACGCCGAAGATGGCCGCCCACGTCCTGCGCGAGTTCTGGGTGGACCGCGCCCAGAAGGGGGAGCCGTCCCCCCGTCAGGCCGTGTC from Deinococcus aestuarii carries:
- a CDS encoding glycoside hydrolase family 2 TIM barrel-domain containing protein encodes the protein MGEARVGLSAELDRLWEQFGRPIIMTEFGADTMAGMHGQPPVMWTEEYQADYIRFHLEEAEKRDYVAGMQVWNFADFAAVQSIMRVGGLNMKGVFTRQRTPKMAAHVLREFWVDRAQKGEPSPRQAVSDTQRTDKELSR